TTTCCTGTAATATCTTTATATTCGAGTACATAGAAATATGTCCCTGTAGGAAGACGTTTGCCTTTTCGGAAAACTCCTTTCACATTAGCATATCCTCGGAAAACTTCTCCATTTTTTTGGTAGTTTTTCGATTCATATACTTTCTGACCTAATTCGTTAAAAATCTCAATTTGAAGATTTTTGTAATTTTCGATAGGCTCAATTTTCAAGTAATTCTCCGAACCTGACTCAGTAGAAACCCCATTGTAAACAATCATTTCTTGGGTCGGCTCTGTCCCTGTAGGTGGTTGCAGTCCACCTGTAGGAGGTGTAGGTTTTGAAGATTTTTTAATGGTAACTTTCTGTTCGTGAAAAACTTTATTTCCACATTCATCGGAAGCCTCCCATTTATAAATGATTACTTTATTTTCTCCTTCCTGTCTTTCTTCTTTTGATTTGATAACTTCAATATTAACAGAACAATTATCCGTAGCAGTTAACGTTTCTTGTGTTGGAATATTGTTTTCTTCCACAGAAACATCTGCAGGTAAAGATTCATTAAATGTAGGAGCTTTATCATCTCTTACAGAAATAGTTTGCGTAAAAATAAGACTTTGGCTACAACCTGTTGCGGTGTAAACTCTCTCTATTGTGTAATTGCAGTTGTCTCCTTTTCGGGTATCTTGGTGTGTTATAATTACCGAGTTACAACCGCTGGTTTCAAACTGCGAATTATCCGCATCTGGAATAGCATCACAAGAAACCGAAAGAAAAGCCGTAGGAGTTTTTGTAAACACCAAATCAGCTGGTGGTGGAGGTGGCGTGGTAGCCCTTTCAATTTCAATATGTTGAACAAAACTTGACGTATTACCACAATTATCCGTAGCTATCCAAGTTCTGGTAATAAAATTTTCATTTTTTACTTCCTCTTTTTTAAGTGTCAATGGTGAACTACCATTAGCTGTACAAGTTGATACAGCTTCTATTGGTTCATTGGGAATATTATTTTCATCAGATACTTTAAGATATTTTGTAGGCGTTTTAGTAAAGGTTATCTCGGAGGCTTCTATCTCAAAACCGCCTTTTCCGTTAGTAACATTATTATCTGTCAAAGCAAAAGCAATATGGTCAAGTACTTCAATTTTAATAAGTCCTAAACCAGAATAGAATATTGGAATTCCTCCTGATTCATAATATACTTTTCTTGCTATAGGGATATTAGGCATTACAATTTCGCAACTTCCGTCATTTTCTGTTTCAGGAACTAAGATATGATTGAATGTTTGTCCAAAATCATCAGAGAGTAAAATACGCACTTTGGTATTTTGAAAAAGATTTGGGTCTACGTCCCAAGTAAGAGTTACTTTTTCACCCATTTTGTACTTTTTATTCTGAAAATTCATTATTTTAAAAGGCTTCCCTTCTACAAATTTGACTTTTGTTTCGTACATATCATAACGTGTAGGGTGGCTACTTCTTTCATCAGGAGTATTTTTAGTGTCATTCACTCCTAACCAAAAAGTATATATTTTTCCAGAATTAAAGTTATATTGTTTTTTAACAAAATTTCCTATTTGCCAATGATTATAAAATGCTTTTGTATTGTTATGGGTAGATTTTTCAGATTCAAATTCAGCATTCGATAGATTTATATCTGCTTGATGAAACGCATACAAAAGGGGGTCATTATCAGGGTCTGTTGCATCAACTGTAAACTGGAAAAAAGTTTCTTTTGGAAGTGTATATTCTTCTTTAAGTTTTGAAGTGTTAATGATAGGAGCTTGATTAGTCGTTTGTATTTCAGCAACTTTATGTTGAATTTCCAATATTTTTTTACGAATGTAATAGATGCTTGGCAACGAAAAAAAGTCAACAGGATACCCGTAGCTCATAATAGACTGACCTTTACCAGGTTCAGTTAGATACGACGAACTCCCACCCGTTGAAAAAGTATGTACTGAACCAAACAAATGTCCGAGTTCGTGAGTAATGATATGCATATCGTTATTAGCCATTGCCCGAGCTTTTGATTTGGATGACCTGATGGAACCTGCGGAGGCTAACCCACCTATACTAGTATCACTATTTCTTGCAATTACAATTCCAGCATCATAACTGTAATTACCAATAAGTTCATCTATTTTAGCAGAAGCCCCATCTATAATAGTAGCTGAACGTTTTCCATCAAAAACAGCCTTTTTGTCATCACTAATAATCAATTCATCTCTATCAACTATTTGAAATTTAATACCAATTTCTCTTGTATAGTGTTCATTGAGTTTAGTTTCTAACCTGCTCCAAAAACTTTTTACAGCATCCTTGTTTCTATAATATCTATCATAATAGTATTTGTCCACCAATACGGCTAAACGAAATACACGTAGCACATTGTCTGTAGGGATTTTACGAATAATTTTTTCTGGTCTGGCAGTTGAGGGATTTCGGTGGGATTTATCATCATTATGCGTACCACAATGTCCGTTACGGCAACCTCCGCATTCCCCTTCAGAATGTTCTTTGAAAATAGAGATATATCCATCATTGGTGGTTGCTATTTTCCATTGATGTTCTTTCCAAGTGAAATCTCCTGATACATTATCTCCACCTTTTGAAATGGACAAAGTTGCCACAAACAAGTCTCCTTCATATCCTACAAAAGTGCGGATACCTTCCTTCTCGGTGAATGAAGTTTTGCGTTCGTGCCATTGCAAATTGACTTTTTCGGAAGATGAAACAGGAATAGCCCACTGCGACGAATTGGCAGAAAAAAGACTTACTATATCATTGACTTTTAGTTGTGTGTTGATGTTTTCTTGAGAAAAAAGTAGCTGAAAACATAAAAAAAAGAGCGTAGTAATAGATTTGTATTTCATTGTTTAACTAACTTTTACTGATTTATTACAAAAAACATAAAATAGATACTATCAAGGCGCAAAAGTACGAAATTTTGGGCATTTTTTTCTTACTTTTTTGAGATAAATTTAAAAACAACCACTAGCTTTATTATAAAAAACATATCCAGTTCGTTTTAAAATAATTTGTTTTCCGTACCTTTGGCTCTTACGAAAAAATAAAGGAATGAAAAAGATATTGATTACGGGAGGCGCTGGTTTTTTAGGCTCGCATCTGTGTGAGCGCTGTCTGGCTGAAGGATACTATGTTATCGCTATGGATAATTTAATCACTGGGGATATCAAAAATATAGAACATCTTTTACCTAATGCCAACTTTGAATTCCAGCATTATGATGTAACCAAATTCGTACACGT
This genomic window from Capnocytophaga canimorsus contains:
- a CDS encoding reprolysin-like metallopeptidase, whose product is MKYKSITTLFFLCFQLLFSQENINTQLKVNDIVSLFSANSSQWAIPVSSSEKVNLQWHERKTSFTEKEGIRTFVGYEGDLFVATLSISKGGDNVSGDFTWKEHQWKIATTNDGYISIFKEHSEGECGGCRNGHCGTHNDDKSHRNPSTARPEKIIRKIPTDNVLRVFRLAVLVDKYYYDRYYRNKDAVKSFWSRLETKLNEHYTREIGIKFQIVDRDELIISDDKKAVFDGKRSATIIDGASAKIDELIGNYSYDAGIVIARNSDTSIGGLASAGSIRSSKSKARAMANNDMHIITHELGHLFGSVHTFSTGGSSSYLTEPGKGQSIMSYGYPVDFFSLPSIYYIRKKILEIQHKVAEIQTTNQAPIINTSKLKEEYTLPKETFFQFTVDATDPDNDPLLYAFHQADINLSNAEFESEKSTHNNTKAFYNHWQIGNFVKKQYNFNSGKIYTFWLGVNDTKNTPDERSSHPTRYDMYETKVKFVEGKPFKIMNFQNKKYKMGEKVTLTWDVDPNLFQNTKVRILLSDDFGQTFNHILVPETENDGSCEIVMPNIPIARKVYYESGGIPIFYSGLGLIKIEVLDHIAFALTDNNVTNGKGGFEIEASEITFTKTPTKYLKVSDENNIPNEPIEAVSTCTANGSSPLTLKKEEVKNENFITRTWIATDNCGNTSSFVQHIEIERATTPPPPPADLVFTKTPTAFLSVSCDAIPDADNSQFETSGCNSVIITHQDTRKGDNCNYTIERVYTATGCSQSLIFTQTISVRDDKAPTFNESLPADVSVEENNIPTQETLTATDNCSVNIEVIKSKEERQEGENKVIIYKWEASDECGNKVFHEQKVTIKKSSKPTPPTGGLQPPTGTEPTQEMIVYNGVSTESGSENYLKIEPIENYKNLQIEIFNELGQKVYESKNYQKNGEVFRGYANVKGVFRKGKRLPTGTYFYVLEYKDITGKSNTKQGYLFVR